The Streptomyces lienomycini sequence GTGTGCCTGGCCGCGGACGTGCTGGTCACCGACTACTCGTCCATCATGTTCGACTACGCCAACCTGGACCGCCCGATCGTCGTGTACGCCGACGACTGGGACGTCTACCGGGAGACCCGCGGCGTCTACTTCGACCTGATGGCGGCGCCGCCGGGGCCGGTGGCGCGGACGCCGGAGGAGCTGGCCCGCGTCTTCCGCGACGGCACGTACGCGGGCCCCGAGGCGGCGGCGCTGCGGGCGGCGTTCCGGGAGCGGTTCTGCGAGTTCGACGACGGCCGGGCCGCCGAGCGCGTCGTGCGCCGGGTGCTGCTCGGCGAGCCGCCCGAGGCGCTGCCGCCCGTGGTCCCGCTCGCGAAGCGCGTCCCGGCCCCCGCCGCCACCCTCGTAAGGAGCTGACCCCGCCGTGCCCCGCTTCAGCGTCATCATCCCCTGCTTCAAGGTGCAGGGTTTCCTGCGCGAGTGCCTCGACTCGGTGCTGGACCAGTCCTTCCGGGACATCGAGGTGATCGCCGTCGACGACTGCTCCCCGGACGGTTCGGGGGCGATCCTGGACGAGTACGCGGCCCGCGACGACCGGGTGCGCGTGCTGCACCTGGAGGAGAACGTGGGCCTCGGCCGGGCCCGCAACGCCGGGATGCCGCTCGCCGGCGGCGACTACCTCTTCTTCCTCGACAGCGACGACACCCTCACCCCGGGCGCCCTGCGTGCCATGGCAGACCGGCTCGCGGAGACGGAGGCCCCGGGCACCCCCGACGCCCCGGACGCCCGCACCGCCCCGGACGTGTTGGTGTTCGACTACGCGCGCACCTACTGGTGGGGCGGCACCCGGCGCAACGCCCTGGCCCGGGTGCTCGCGGAGGCGGGTGACGGCCCGTTCACGGCGGCCGGGCACCCGGAGATCCTCGACCTGCTGATGGTGGTGTGGAACAAGGTCTACCGGCGCGACTTCGTCGAGCGGGAGGGCTTCGCCTTCCCCCCGGGCTACTACGAGGACACGCCCTGGACCTTCCCGGTCATGTTCAGCGCGGAGCGGATCGTCGCGCTGGACCGGATCTGCCTGAACTACCGCCAGCGCCGCCAGGGCAACATCCTGTCCACGACCAGCCGCAAGCACTTCGACGTCCACGCCCAGTACGAGCGGGTCTTCGCCTTCCTGGACGCCCGCCCCGAACTGGCGTCCCGCTGGCGGTCCTTCCTGCACGCCAAGATGGGCGAGCACTGCCTGGACATCCTGTCCAAGCCGGACCGGCTGCCGCCGTCCGACAAGGCCGAGTTCTTCCACCGCACCGCCGAGATGTTCCGGACGTACCGGCCCGAGGGCGCCGAGACCCCGGCCGAACTGCGCGTCCTGGAGCACGCGTACGGCGCCTACCGGCTGCGGCGGCAGTCGGGGCGGGCGGCGCGGGAGCTGGAGCGCCGGACGCGGCAGGTGCGCGGCGCGGCGGCGGGCCCTGCGCCGGGCCGCGACCGCGGTGCGGCCCCGCCGTTCGCTGGACCCGGACCTCGTCGTCTACTCGGCGTTCTCCCACCGGGGTGTGCTCGGCGACCCGGCGGCGATCGACCGCGCGGCCCGTGAACTCGCCCCGCATCTGCGCGGGGTGTGGGTGGTCCGCGACGAGGAGTGCGCGGCGGACCCGGCCCTGCTGCCGCCGGGCACCGAGCACGTGATCCTGGGCAGCGCGGCCTACCGCCGGGTGACCGAGCGGGCGGCGTTCCTGGTGAACAACGTCAACTGGCCCGGCGCGGTGGCCAAGCGGGACGGCAGTGTCCACATCCACACCCACCAGGGCACTCCGCTCAAGTACATGGGCGTCGACCTGCTGCACCGGCCCGGCGCCCGGCACGGCCTGGACGTGCCGCAGATGCTGCGCCGGGCCGACCGCTGGGACCACAGCCTGGTCGCGGGCCGGTACGCGGAGCGGATGTGGGAGCGGGCGTACCCCTGCCACTTCGCGTCCGCGCGCACCGGCAGCCCGCGCAACGACGTCCTGGTGAACGCGGGTCCCGAGGACGGCCGCCGGGTCCGCGAGCGGCTCGGCGTGCCCGACGGCCACACCGTCGTGCTGTACGCGCCGACGCGTCGCGACCACCGGCGGGGCGGGCTCGTCGAGCGCGTCGACGTGGCCCGGCTCGCGGCCGACCTCGGCGACGGTCACACCCTGGTGGTCCGCCTGCACCCGTCCCTCGCCACCGGTCCGGCCCGCGGCCTGGGCCTCACGGAACTGCACCGGCGGGGCGTGGTGATCGACGCGACGGACGAACCGCACGTGGAGGAGCTGATGCTCGCCTCCGACCTGCTGATCACCGACTACTCGTCCCTGATGTTCGACTACGCCCTCCTGGACCGCCCGGTCGTGGTCCACGCCGACGACTGGGACACGTACGCGGCGAGCCGCGGCGCCTACTTCGACATCACCCGCGAGGCGCCCGGGCACGTCTCGCGCTCCTACCGGGAGCTGGCGTGGCTGCTGGCGTCCGGGGCGTGGCGGGACGAGGAGGCGGCGCGGCTGCGGGCGGCGTTCCGGGCCCGGTACTGCGAGTACGAGGACGGCCGGGCCGCCGAGCGGGTGGTGCGGACGCTGCTGCTGGGCGAGCCGATGCCCGCGCCGGAGCCGTCCGGCGTGCCCGGGGCCCGTGCCGTCCCGTCGGGTCGCGACCTGCTGACCTCCACGTGAGACCCCGCAGCTGGGTGCTGGTCCTGGCCGCCGTGTTCGCCGTGCTCCAGCTCGCGAACGTCACCGGCCGGGACACGCCCGACACCAAGAACTACCTGTCGTACGCGCTGAGTCTGACCGGGGCGGGCAAGCGCGAGGCGGCGGCGGCCACCATCGACTACGTGTGCGCGAGCCGGGCGGGGCGGGCCCGCCGGGACCAGAGCGTGCACGTGGTCCGCTTCCACCGCCCGGACCCCACCGACGAGGTGGTGGCCGAGTGCCGGGCGCGGGAGTGGGCGGCGGTCCGGCCGCGGCTGGCGGCCGGGCAGACCGGCGGCCACACCGTGCCGTACATGTCCGAGCGCTTCATGCGGATCTTCGAGGCGCGGCCGGGCTATCCGGTGTTCCTGATGCCGTTCGTGCTGGCTTTCGGGGTCACGTGGGGCCTGTGGGCGGCGGGTGTCGTCCTCGCGTGCGCGGGTGGCGTCCTGGCCTTCCTGATCCTGCGGACGCTGGCGGTGCCGGTGCCGCTCGCGCTGTCCGGGCAGGCGCTGTACTACGTGCTGCCGTGCGGGACGACCGCGATGCGCCCGATGACCGAGGGGCTGCTGCTGGCGCTGACCCTGGCGGCGGTGTGGGGCTGCGCGCTGGTGCTGCGGGCGGGACGCACGCGCTCCGGGCTCGCCCTGGTCGCCGGGTCGCTGCTCGCCCTGTTCACGGTCAAGCACTCCCAGGCGCTGTTCCTGGGCCTGTGCCTCGCGGCGGCGGGCACGGTCCTCGCCCTGCTGCGGCACCGGCGGCGTCGGCGGCGGGAAGGTCGCGGGCCCCGTCGGGCGGTGGCGCTCGCGGCCGTGGGCCTGGCCGGCGCGGCCGTCACGGTGCTGCTGGCGCGGCTGCTGCACCACCCCTCCGAGGCGGACAGCCTCCAGGACCTGCTCACCGGCCACTTCGCCCGTCCCGACCGGGAGCGCCCGTGGGCGGAGTTCTGGCAGTTGCAGGGGAACTTCTGGGTGGAGTGGCTGCGCCGGCAGGCGTGGCAGCCGCTGTTCGTGGCGGCGCTGGGCGCCGGGGCGTGGGGTGCGCTGCGGCGCGGGGGCGCGGTCGGCGGCTTCCTGGTGGCGGCGGCGTTCACGGGGATCCTCACCCAGGCCGGGCACCCGGACATCAACATCTGGGGCGACCGGCTGATCGTCCTGGCGTGGCTGCTGCCGGTGGTGGGGGTGCCGCTGCTGCTCGCCCCCGCGGTGCGGCGGGACGGCCGGGTGCCGCTGCCGACACGGGGGCGGCCGGACCGCGTCGGGGCGACCGGCTGAGCATCACCCGTTGAGGTGACTTGTGGTCATGGGCCCGACTCCGCCGGGAACATACCGCAAATGTCCAGGATGTCCCACCCCTCGATCATTCCGTGAGCGCCGACGCCCTCGTCCGGCGGCCCGTGCGCGGCGCGACGGCGCTGCGCGGGGGCCGCGTCTGGCGCCCCACCCCGTACCAGGCCGCCGGTCTCCTCTTCTTCCTCGTGACGACGCTGGCGTACTGGGCGGTCCCGCTGTGCTGCGACGCCGGTCAGCACGCCGCCGTCGTGGAACGCCTGAAGGACGACCTGCTCCACCCCCGCCACCCGATGGCCGACCTGCCGGGCGAGGGCAGCGCGTACTACTCGCCGTACGCGCTGACCCAGGGCGTGTTCGCCCGGCTGACGGGGCTGGGCGGCTGGGAGGTGGTCAGGCTCGCCGGGCCGCTGAACCTGCTGGTGCTGCTGACCGGGCTGAACCGCTTCGTCCGGGCGCTGACCCCGCGGCCGTGGGCGCCGGTGCTGGCGCTGGGCGCGATGACGCTGCTGTGGGGCACCGAGCGGGCCTGGTGGAGCGGCTACCTCGGGCTGATGTCGATGACGGGCAACCTCGGCTATCCGTCGACGTTCGCGATCGGACTGACCTTCTGGGCCTGGGCGCTGACCGGGGCGCGGGCGCGCGACGAACGCCGGGTGCGGTACGTGGGGCCGAGCGGGCTGCGCGGGCTTCCCGGGTACGCGGGGCTCGGCGCCCTCTACGGCCTGGTCCTCCTGGTCCACCCGATCACCTCGATGGCGGCGGTGCTCGGCGCGGTGGCGCTGGTGGCCGGGTGGCAGCGCGGGTGGCGCGGACCGGTCGCGGGGCGGTGGGCGCTGACGGGGGCCGTGGCGGTGGCGACGGCGGCGGCCTGGCCGTACTTCGACGTGTTCGCCCTGGCGGGCGACGACAGCGTGGACGCGATGCACCGGGTGCTGTACCTCGACCTGCCCGGCGAGTTCTGGCTGGCCCTGCTCGGCCTGCCCGCCCTGTGGGTACGGGGGCGCCGCTCGCCGCGCGACCCGCTGGTGCTGATGTTCGCGCTGGACTGCGCGGTGGTGGCGTACGGCTGGTTCAGCGGGCACTACACCTACGGCCGGATCCTCGGGCTGACGCTGGTGCCGTTGCAGTTCGCCCTGGCGGTGGAGCTGGCGGCGCCCCGGCCGTGGGCGCGGTGGCGGGCCGCGCTGGGCTGGACCGCGACGGCCGGTGCGCTGCTGGGGTTCCTCACGGTCCACGCGGGGGCGGTGGTGCCGCGCGCCCTGGACCCGGTCGGCTTCGAGCAGCCGCCGCGGTGGCCGTCGTACGCGTGGGCCGCCCGGTACATCGGCCCCGGCGAGGTCGTGATCACCGACGGCTACTACGCCGGGCACACCATCGCCGGGTACGGGCCGAACCTCGCGGCGCCCGCCTGGCCGGACCCGTCGCTGGACGAGCGGGAGCGCGGGCGGCGGGTGGCCGGCGTCGAGGCGTACCTCGCCCCCGGTTCGACCCGCGCCGAGCGCGCCGCCGTCGTCCGCCGCTACCACGTCCGGTGGCTGCTGCTGACGCGCTGGCACCCGGTGCCCGAGGAGGCGGTGGTCGTGGCGTGGAGCGAACGGACGGGCGAGGTGCTGGCGCGGGTCGGGTGAGCGCCCCGCGGGCGGGTTACTCGATGACGAGGTCGACGGGGATGTTGCCGCGGGTGGCGTTGGAGTAGGGGCAGACCTGGTGGGCCTGCTCGACCAGCTTGCGGCCGGTCTCCGCGTCGAGGCCCTCGGGCAGCTCGACCCGGAGGGTGACGGCGAGCGCGAAGCCCTCGCCCTGCTTGCCGATGCCGACCTCGGCGGTCACCGCGGCGTCGCTGACGTCGACCTTCGCCGCGCGGCCGACCACGCCGAGGGCGCTGCCGAAACAGGCGGCGTATCCGGCGGCGAACAGCTGCTCGGGGTTGGTGCCCTGTCCGTTGCCGCCCATCTCGACGGGGATGCCGAGCGCGAGGTCGAGCGTGCCGTCGGAGCTGACGGTGCGGCCGTCGCGGCCGTGGGTGGCGGTGGCGGCGGCGGTGTAGAGCGCGTCCATGGGAACCGTCCCTTTCAGGTGGGGCTGCGTGCCTGACAGACGCAAGTAGAGCACGCCATTTGATTGAACGCAACTTGATTGTGCACAACTAAATGACGGGCAAGTCCTGTCGGCTACCCTGGACGGCATGACGACGCCCGCGACCGACTGGCTCCGCCTGGACCAGCAGATCTGCTTCTCCCTGAACGCCGCCTCGCGCGCCTTCGGCGGCGTCTACCGCGTGGTCCTCAAGGACCTGGGGCTGACCTATCCGCAGTACCTGGTGATGCTGGTGCTGTGGGAGCACGGCGAGCTGCCCGTGAAGAGACTCGGCGAGCACCTCCGCCTCGACTCCGGCACGCTGTCGCCCCTGCTCAAGCGGCTGGAGGCGGCAGGCCTGGTCCGGCGTGAGCGCAGCACGCGCGACGAGCGTTCGGTGGAGGTGCGGCTGACCGGCGAGGGCGCGGCGCTGCGCGGGCGGGCCGTCGAGGTGCCGCGCCGGATCGCCGCGGCGACCGGCCTGGACCTCGCGGAGATCGAGGACCTGCGCGCCCGCCTCGACCGGCTCACGGCGGCCATGGACGCCTACGGCACCGATCCGGCCCCGGGCCCGTCCTGACGGTGGCGGGCGTCCGCAGGGCGCCGCGATGCAGGATCATGGCCACCAAGGACCACCGACGAGGAGGACGGCCGCAATGACCTGGCTGATCACCGGCGGCGCCGGATACATCGGGGCGCACGTCGTACGGGCGATGACCGAGGCGGGCGAGCGGACGGTCGTGTACGACGACCTGTCCTCGGGGATCGCCGAGCGCGTGCCCGACGGGGTCCCGCTGGTGGTGGGCTCGGTCCTGGACGGCGAGCGGGTCGCGCGCGCCCTGGCCGACCACTCCGTCACCGGCGTGGTGCACACGGCCGCCAAGAAGCAGGTCGGCGAGTCGGTGGACCTCCCGCTGCACTACTACCGGCAGAACGTCGAGGGCCTGCGCGTCCTGCTGGACGCGGTCACGAAGGCCGACGTCCCGTCCTTCGTCTTCTCCTCCTCCGCCGCCGTGTACGGCATGCCCGACGTCGACCTGGTGACCGAGGAGACGCCGTGCGTGCCCATGTCGCCGTACGGCGAGACCAAGCTGGCCGGCGAGTGGCTGGTCCGGGCCACCGGCAGGGCCACGGGTCTGTCCACGGCCTCGCTGCGCTACTTCAACGTCGCGGGCGCGGCGAGCCCGGAGATGGCCGACACCGGCGTCCACAACCTCGTCCCGATGGTCTTCGAGAAGCTCACGGCGTCCGAGGCGCCCCGGATCTTCGGCGACGACTACGCGACGCCGGACGGCACCTGTGTGCGCGACTACATCCACGTCGTCGACGTGGCCGAGGCGCACGTGGCCGCGGCCCGCGCCCTGCGGTCCTCCCCCGGCCGCTCCCTCACCCTCAACATCGGCACGGGCGAGGGCGTCTCCGTCCGCGAGATGATCGACCGCATCAACGCCCTCACCGGCCGCGACCAGCCCCCGACGGTCACCCCCCGCCGCCCCGGCGACCCGGCCCGCGTCGTCGCCTCCGCCGACCGCGCCGCCGCGGAGCTGGGCTGGAAGGCCAGGTACGACGTCGAGGACATGATCACGTCGGCGTGGGCGGGCTGGGTGCGGCTGCACCCGGAGGCGGCGCGGGCCTGACGCCCGGGGCGCCCCGCGGGTCCGGTCCGCGGGGCGCCGGGGCTTGGTCACCCGGACGAGGAGAGCTGCTCGCGCACCCACGCCGGGTCGGGGTTGGTGTACGGCCGGCCCGCCACCAGGACCGTGGGCACCGTCTCGTTGCCGTCGTTGGCGGCGCGCACGAGCGCCGCGCCGTCGCCGTCCCGCCAGATGTCGACCCAGTACAGCCGCCGCGCCCCGCGCCCCAGCCGGACGCGCATCCGCAGGCAGTACGTGCAGCCCGGCCGCCAGAACACGACCGGCCGGCCGTCGACGGCACTGCGACGCCGCGCCTCCAGCGCGCCGATCGACCTCGGGAAGACCAGCGGCGAGATCAGCGCCGCCAGCAGCGCGAACGCCGCTAGCAGCACGGCGGCGGCGCCCGGACGCCCCTGGACCACCTGCCCGGTCGCCGCGCCCGCTCCGGCGACCAGGAGCAGCGCCGGTCCCGCCCACACCCGTCTCGTGCCCCGCCTCTCCGGCCCGTTCACCGGACCCGGTCCTGGGCCGCACGCCGGTCGGCCTCCCGGGCCGCCCGCTCCAGCCGGCCGCGGTGGTCCTCCCACCAGGCCGCATCCCCCGGCGCCACGCCGACGTTGCCCTCGCTCATCCCCACGGCACCGTCCATGAGCTCCCGGACGATGTCGGCATGCCCGGCGTGCCGGTGGGTGTCGGCGATCACGCGGGTCACGGCGTGATGCAGCGTCACCTCGTCCTTCCCGTCGGCCCACCAGGGCACCCGGCCGACCGTGTCCAGCGCCAGCGCGTCGATCGTCGCGTCCGCGTGGGCCCACGCCCGGCGGTACAGCTCCACGACGTCCTCGCGTGACTCGTCGGCGGTGACCCACATGTCCGCGTTGGCCTCGGCACCGTCCTCCAGCCAGGGCAACGGTTCGCCGGACGGCCGCCCGAAGGTGTCGCCGAGATACCCCAACTCCACACCGGCGGCGTGCTTCACCAGCCCCAGGAGGTTGGTGCCGGTCGGTGTCGCCGGGCGACGGACGTCGTACTCCGAGAGCCCTTCCAGCTTCCAGAGCAGCGCGTCGCGTGCGCACTGGAGGTAGAAGCGGAGATCGGTCTTGGCAGCCGTCGATGTCATGACGCCAGTCTCCCGCACCCGAAACCGCGCTCCGCGTCCGCGGCGCTGCCGTGCTGCCGTGCTGCCGTGCTGCCGTGCTGCCGTGCTGCCGTGCTGCCGTGCTGCCGTGCTGCCGTGCTGCCGCACAGGATCCTCCGGAAGGCACCCTGCGCAGCCACATGGTCCGTCAGGACGGCACGCGTCGTGACTCGGTGTACTACAGCCTGCTCGCGGACGAGTGGCCGTCGGTCCGCGACACGTTGCTCGCCAGGGTCGCGGCCAAGGAGCGGCACGTCACAGCGCGATGAGCCCGGCCGCCGTGGTCCGGAATCCGCACGCGTCGAGGTAGAACGCGCGCAGGTGGTCCTCGAAGTCGACGTGGAGCCACTCGCACCCGGCCGCACGGGCGTGTTCGGCGGCGACCTCCACCAGTCGGGTGCCGACCCCGCGGGAGCGGTGGTCGCGGGCCACCACCGTGTCCAGGAGGAAGGCGTGGTCTCCCCCGTCCCAGGCGACGTTGACGAAGCCGGCCAGTGCCCCGTCCTCGCCCGCGCAGACCCAGCCGAGGCTGTGCCGTTCCAGTCGGGTGCGCCAGTCGGTCCCGGTGGCCGGGTGGCCGAAGCCGTCGGCGTGCAGGGCGTCGAGGGCGGCGTTGTCGAGGTCTCCCCGCCACCGGTAGGTGATGGTCACGGCACGAGCGTAGTGCGGCGTTCTCCGGGAAGAGCCGAATATCCGTGCGGGACGCTCCGGTCGCGCCTCACACTGCGGGCATGGACAAAGAAGCGGGCACGTACGACCTGTTGCTCCTCGGCGGTGGCTCCGGCGTCGGCAAGAGCACCGTCGGCTGGGAGGTGTCCGCGCTGCTGCGGGACGCCGGGACCGCGCACTGCCTGATCGAGGGGGACTGCATGGACCAGATCCACCCCGCCCCTGGCGGAGACCCGCACCGCACGGCGATCACGGAGCGGAACATCGCGGCGGTGTGGGCGAACTACGCGGCGCTCGGGCAGCGTCGGCTGATCTACACCAACACCGTCAGCATCCTCGAGGCGCCGATGATCGGCCGGGCCATGGGCGGGGACGAGGTCAGGGTGACGTGCGTGCTGCTGACCGCCGAGGAGGCCACCGTGCGGCGACGGCTCGCCGGGCGCGAGACCGGGTCGCAGCTCGGCGTCCACATCGAGCGGAGTCTGCGCACGGGGCGGCGGCTGGCCGAGGAGGCACCCGTGGGCACGGTGCGCGTGCCCACGGACGGACGGGCGGTGCCGGACATCGCGGCGCAGGTGGTCCGGCTCACCGCCTGGTGAGCGGGGCCCGCCCGGTCACAGGGGCCGCACGAAGGGCGCCCGCCACTGCGGCGAGGGGTCGGAGCCCAGCGCCGTCCAGTACTCCCGGCCGCCGGTGATCGTGCCGTCCCGGACCGTCCACAGCGACACCACCCGGTGGACGCCCATCGTCTCGTGCGGGACCTCCACCTCGGAGACCACGGCCTCGCCGTCGGCCACGACGCGCAGCACCTCGATCGACCAGCCCTCCGGATACCGGGCGTTGACGGCGACGAAGTCCGCGCGGCCCTCGATCCGCTCGGCGCTGACCGGCCACTCGACCACCAGGTCGTCGGCGAGGAGCGCGCCGAGGCCCT is a genomic window containing:
- a CDS encoding organic hydroperoxide resistance protein is translated as MDALYTAAATATHGRDGRTVSSDGTLDLALGIPVEMGGNGQGTNPEQLFAAGYAACFGSALGVVGRAAKVDVSDAAVTAEVGIGKQGEGFALAVTLRVELPEGLDAETGRKLVEQAHQVCPYSNATRGNIPVDLVIE
- a CDS encoding MarR family winged helix-turn-helix transcriptional regulator, translated to MTTPATDWLRLDQQICFSLNAASRAFGGVYRVVLKDLGLTYPQYLVMLVLWEHGELPVKRLGEHLRLDSGTLSPLLKRLEAAGLVRRERSTRDERSVEVRLTGEGAALRGRAVEVPRRIAAATGLDLAEIEDLRARLDRLTAAMDAYGTDPAPGPS
- the galE gene encoding UDP-glucose 4-epimerase GalE, translating into MTWLITGGAGYIGAHVVRAMTEAGERTVVYDDLSSGIAERVPDGVPLVVGSVLDGERVARALADHSVTGVVHTAAKKQVGESVDLPLHYYRQNVEGLRVLLDAVTKADVPSFVFSSSAAVYGMPDVDLVTEETPCVPMSPYGETKLAGEWLVRATGRATGLSTASLRYFNVAGAASPEMADTGVHNLVPMVFEKLTASEAPRIFGDDYATPDGTCVRDYIHVVDVAEAHVAAARALRSSPGRSLTLNIGTGEGVSVREMIDRINALTGRDQPPTVTPRRPGDPARVVASADRAAAELGWKARYDVEDMITSAWAGWVRLHPEAARA
- a CDS encoding thioredoxin domain-containing protein, translated to MNGPERRGTRRVWAGPALLLVAGAGAATGQVVQGRPGAAAVLLAAFALLAALISPLVFPRSIGALEARRRSAVDGRPVVFWRPGCTYCLRMRVRLGRGARRLYWVDIWRDGDGAALVRAANDGNETVPTVLVAGRPYTNPDPAWVREQLSSSG
- a CDS encoding DinB family protein encodes the protein MTSTAAKTDLRFYLQCARDALLWKLEGLSEYDVRRPATPTGTNLLGLVKHAAGVELGYLGDTFGRPSGEPLPWLEDGAEANADMWVTADESREDVVELYRRAWAHADATIDALALDTVGRVPWWADGKDEVTLHHAVTRVIADTHRHAGHADIVRELMDGAVGMSEGNVGVAPGDAAWWEDHRGRLERAAREADRRAAQDRVR
- a CDS encoding GNAT family N-acetyltransferase; amino-acid sequence: MTITYRWRGDLDNAALDALHADGFGHPATGTDWRTRLERHSLGWVCAGEDGALAGFVNVAWDGGDHAFLLDTVVARDHRSRGVGTRLVEVAAEHARAAGCEWLHVDFEDHLRAFYLDACGFRTTAAGLIAL
- a CDS encoding nuclear transport factor 2 family protein encodes the protein MEQREPTAVVHAFWTRMQARDWEGLGALLADDLVVEWPVSAERIEGRADFVAVNARYPEGWSIEVLRVVADGEAVVSEVEVPHETMGVHRVVSLWTVRDGTITGGREYWTALGSDPSPQWRAPFVRPL